Part of the Bacteroidales bacterium genome is shown below.
TAATGAGATGATGAAAATTAAAGATAAAACCAACGAACTTGTCAGTCGTTGGTCTCTTGCTTTGTTTTCCTGCGACCACTCAACAGAAGCTGCCGAACTGTCCCTACAACATAGCCACATTTTTTTAAAAGAACTCTTTAAATTTCTTTTAGTTACGGAAAGTGTCGATAATCTTAAAGACAGTTTCTTTGTTTATCTTTAAATAGGAATGTTTCATCCGCTAGGATAGAATGGAACATTTTTGGATATTAAGGTTAAATATAGTATATTTGTACCGTAATGGTACACTAAAAACATAATTATGTTAGTAATAAGTAGTAGAGAATTTAGACAAAATCAAAAACTATACTTTGAAAAAGCAGATAAAGGAGAGCATATTATTGTTCAAAGAGGAAAGGACAAATCCTATGCTTTAACTCCTGTTACAGAAGATGATATGTATTTTAATTCTGAAATGATTAAACGGATTAAGCAAAGCGTTTTAGAGGTTCAAAAAGGAGAAACTAAAAAGATTTCCTCTTCTGATGAAATAAAAGAATTGTTAGGTTTATGAGTTATATATTAGA
Proteins encoded:
- a CDS encoding prevent-host-death protein produces the protein MLVISSREFRQNQKLYFEKADKGEHIIVQRGKDKSYALTPVTEDDMYFNSEMIKRIKQSVLEVQKGETKKISSSDEIKELLGL